One window of the Trifolium pratense cultivar HEN17-A07 linkage group LG2, ARS_RC_1.1, whole genome shotgun sequence genome contains the following:
- the LOC123910464 gene encoding CRS2-associated factor 2, mitochondrial-like isoform X2 gives MKWTGRRLKRTETGSLVLRWMIKRLRSSLNATVTVTALGKSIWGGVTHNTLDDIHNHWKKAEAVRIKCLGVPTLDMDNICFHLEDKSGGKVIYRNINILLLYRGRHYDFNNRPVIPLMLWKPYAPIYPKLVKNVIEGLTHEETKELRNRGLNSHPLMKLTRNGVYVNVVERVREAFKTEEVVRLDCTHVGTSDCKKIGVKLRDLVPCVPILFKDEQIIIWRGNLDQEQSSDP, from the exons ATGAAGTGGACCGGAAGAAGATTGAAGAGGACCGAAACAGGGTCCTTGGTGCTCCGCTGGATGATCAAGAGGTTGCGGAGCTCGTTGAACGCTACCGTCACAGTGACTGCTCTAGGCAAATCAATTTGG GGGGGAGTCACTCACAACACTTTGGATGACATCCATAACCATTGGAAGAAGGCTGAAGCTGTGAGGATCAAGTGCTTGGGTGTGCCAACTCTAGACATGGACAATATTTGCTTTCATCTTGAG GACAAGTCCGGTGGGAAAGTTATCTACCGCAACATCAATATACTGCTCTTGTATAGAGGACGACATTATGATTTCAATAACCGTCCAGTTATACCTCTTATGCTGTGGAAGCCTTATGCACCAATATATCCTAAGCTTGTGAAGAATGTGATTGAAGGTTTGACACACGAGGAAACAAAAGAATTGAGAAACCGGGGTTTGAACTCCCATCCTCTGATGAAACTCA CTAGAAACGGTGTTTATGTGAATGTGGTGGAGAGGGTGAGGGAAGCTTTTAAGACTGAGGAGGTTGTGAGACTGGACTGCACTCATGTGGGTACAAGTGACTGCAAAAAGATTGGAGTGAAGCTAAGG GATTTAGTGCCATGTGTCCCGATCTTGTTCAAGGATGAACAAATAATCATTTGGAGAGGAAATTTAGATCAAGAACAATCTTCGGACCCATAA
- the LOC123910465 gene encoding uncharacterized protein LOC123910465 codes for MMSSNSCTNSSINGFYNMLNQGLNELHQSFLSHNFMSFQFLSQIISSLQSFHSQLTLLVRKLRLPVGGKWLDEYMDESSRLWDSCHVLKSAISGMDNYCSSATNISSSLDGYHHFTPELSRQIIRAINVCQREILGMEEENKSLTETRIEQLSQCLNQNTNISSDSNSKLNGFSGFRGVLFAMRSVSSLLLMILLTGIAYCWSSTCFHQGLGQGYHEGHMVFGSGFMVSMSLLQQKVAEEIDNNDVQQGIMMFEFQQAKIAMDELKVELERITCYNNGGEIIQEKVENVKSCFGLLRCGVETITGQLDDFFDEIVEGRKKLLDMCSHR; via the exons ATGATGAGTTCAAATTCATGCACAAACTCTTCAATAAATGGCTTCTACAATATGCTTAACCAAGGACTCAATGAGCTTCACCAATCCTTTCTCTCCCATAACTTCATGTCTTTCCAATTCCTTTCACAAATTATCTCATCTCTCCAATCCTTCCATTCTCAACTCACCCTTTTGGTTCGCAAACTTCGGTTGCCCGTTGGAGGAAAATGGCTTGATGAATACATGGATGAAAGCTCAAGACTTTGGGATTCTTGTCATGTCCTCAAATCTGCCATTTCTGGAATGGACAACTATTGCTCATCTGCCACAAATATATCTTCTTCTTTAGATGGCTACCATCACTTTACTCCAGAATTGTCACGTCAA ATTATTCGCGCGATAAATGTTTGTCAAAGGGAGATTCTAGGAATGGAGGAGGAAAACAAGAGTTTAACAGAAACAAGGATTGAACAACTATCTCAATGTTTGAACCAAAACACGAACATCTCTTCGGATTCGAATTCAAAACTAAATGGATTCAGTGGTTTTAGAGGTGTTCTTTTCGCAATGAGGAGTGTTAGTTCATTACTTCTAATGATTCTACTAACTGGAATTGCttattgttggtcttcaacttGTTTTCACCAAGGACTAGGACAAGGATACCATGAAGGACACATGGTTTTTGGATCTGGTTTCATGGTATCAATGTCATTATTGCAACAAAAAGTGGCAGAGGAAATAGACAACAATGATGTTCAACAAGGGATTATGATGTTTGAATTTCAACAAGCAAAGATTGCAATGGATGAATTGAAAGTGGAATTGGAAAGAATAACATGTTATAATAATGGTGGTGAGATTATTCAAGAAAAAGTTGAGAATGTGAAGAGTTGTTTTGGATTGTTGAGATGTGGTGTAGAGACTATAACAGGACAACTTGATGATTTCTTTGATGAAATAGTTGAAGGAAGGAAGAAACTTTTGGATATGTGCAGCCATAGGTAG
- the LOC123910464 gene encoding CRS2-associated factor 2, mitochondrial-like isoform X1 — protein sequence MRNRLFSFRRYLSQSIQHDLYDPPFSPSTKIQKRLTLKSSMEGDTLKSDLPFQFMYSYSETDPSIKPISFRESPKFSPFGPGRLDRKWTGISAPVHHEVDRKKIEEDRNRVLGAPLDDQEVAELVERYRHSDCSRQINLGKGGVTHNTLDDIHNHWKKAEAVRIKCLGVPTLDMDNICFHLEDKSGGKVIYRNINILLLYRGRHYDFNNRPVIPLMLWKPYAPIYPKLVKNVIEGLTHEETKELRNRGLNSHPLMKLTRNGVYVNVVERVREAFKTEEVVRLDCTHVGTSDCKKIGVKLRDLVPCVPILFKDEQIIIWRGNLDQEQSSDP from the exons ATGCGGAACCGGCTCTTTTCCTTCCGTCGATATCTAAGCCAATCAATTCAACATGACCTATACGATCCGCCATTTTCCCCCTCTacgaaaatccaaaaaagatTGACTCTGAAATCATCGATGGAAGGAGACACTCTGAAATCAGATCTTCCATTCCAGTTCATGTACTCTTACTCAGAAACTGACCCCTCTATAAAACCAATAAGCTTCCGTGAATCGCCCAAGTTCTCTCCTTTTGGACCAGGCCGGCTCGACCGCAAATGGACTGGAATCTCCGCTCCGGTTCACCATGAAGTGGACCGGAAGAAGATTGAAGAGGACCGAAACAGGGTCCTTGGTGCTCCGCTGGATGATCAAGAGGTTGCGGAGCTCGTTGAACGCTACCGTCACAGTGACTGCTCTAGGCAAATCAATTTGG GGAAGGGGGGAGTCACTCACAACACTTTGGATGACATCCATAACCATTGGAAGAAGGCTGAAGCTGTGAGGATCAAGTGCTTGGGTGTGCCAACTCTAGACATGGACAATATTTGCTTTCATCTTGAG GACAAGTCCGGTGGGAAAGTTATCTACCGCAACATCAATATACTGCTCTTGTATAGAGGACGACATTATGATTTCAATAACCGTCCAGTTATACCTCTTATGCTGTGGAAGCCTTATGCACCAATATATCCTAAGCTTGTGAAGAATGTGATTGAAGGTTTGACACACGAGGAAACAAAAGAATTGAGAAACCGGGGTTTGAACTCCCATCCTCTGATGAAACTCA CTAGAAACGGTGTTTATGTGAATGTGGTGGAGAGGGTGAGGGAAGCTTTTAAGACTGAGGAGGTTGTGAGACTGGACTGCACTCATGTGGGTACAAGTGACTGCAAAAAGATTGGAGTGAAGCTAAGG GATTTAGTGCCATGTGTCCCGATCTTGTTCAAGGATGAACAAATAATCATTTGGAGAGGAAATTTAGATCAAGAACAATCTTCGGACCCATAA